One part of the Tunicatimonas pelagia genome encodes these proteins:
- a CDS encoding rhodanese-like domain-containing protein, producing MKEITVEELKAMQEAGEEFQLIDVREPHEYEEANLGGELIPLGQLPEHVDEVKKDQKVIMQCRSGSRSANAVKYLENNHNFDNLYNLKGGILAYQAMENQ from the coding sequence ATGAAAGAAATTACCGTAGAAGAACTTAAAGCTATGCAGGAAGCGGGCGAGGAGTTTCAACTGATTGATGTACGGGAACCGCACGAGTACGAAGAGGCCAACCTGGGGGGAGAGCTGATTCCGTTAGGGCAGTTGCCAGAGCACGTAGATGAGGTGAAAAAAGACCAAAAAGTGATTATGCAGTGCCGCAGCGGCAGCCGCAGTGCCAATGCCGTAAAGTACTTGGAAAACAATCATAACTTTGATAATCTCTATAATCTGAAGGGGGGGATTTTGGCCTATCAGGCTATGGAAAACCAATAG
- a CDS encoding OsmC family protein, translated as MQIKIKRLNDATHLEASNEDGLTLQMDGSPDVGGKDLAMRPMQVLLSSLGGCSAMDVISILNKQRQPLDDIQFTLDGTREEGKVPAVFTKIHITYDLYGNLDEDKVKRAIDLSMQQYCSVTKMLEKTAKITYSFKIHPSS; from the coding sequence ATGCAAATAAAAATAAAGCGACTGAATGATGCCACTCATTTAGAAGCATCCAATGAAGACGGTCTTACCCTGCAAATGGATGGTTCACCCGACGTAGGGGGAAAAGATCTGGCGATGCGCCCCATGCAAGTGTTGCTTTCATCGCTGGGGGGCTGTAGCGCCATGGATGTTATCAGCATTCTGAATAAACAACGACAACCGCTGGATGACATCCAATTTACGTTAGACGGAACACGCGAAGAGGGTAAGGTACCGGCAGTATTCACCAAAATTCATATTACTTACGACTTATACGGCAACCTGGATGAAGATAAAGTAAAACGCGCAATAGACCTTTCAATGCAACAGTATTGTTCAGTGACTAAAATGCTGGAAAAAACAGCGAAGATTACGTACTCATTCAAGATTCACCCCAGTTCCTAA
- a CDS encoding trans-sulfuration enzyme family protein, which produces MSSKKYHFETNAIRTQTERSQHREHSVPIFATSSFVFDDAEQARALFANELDGNIYSRFSNPNNDEFIQKLCLLENTEAGIATASGMAAMFISIASFLKAGDHIVASRSLFGSTHQILTGLLPRWNISHTYVDIQADLSTWEEAIQPTTKMIFVETPSNPGLDLLDLEALGKLAKQHGLLFNVDNCFATPYLQNPADWGADLVTHSATKFIDGQGRAIGGAVLGKKEAIDEVRFLARHTGPAMSPFHGWILSKSLETLSVRMERHCQSALHLAQFLEEQPEVVSVKYPFLPSHPQYELAQRQMRMGGGMLTFELKGGLDRGKRFLNALEMLSFTANLGDSRSICTHPASTTHSKLSEEEQARVGITPGLIRVSVGLEHPEDIQSDILQAIDRSK; this is translated from the coding sequence ATGTCTAGTAAGAAATATCATTTCGAGACCAACGCTATTCGTACGCAGACGGAGCGTAGTCAGCACCGAGAGCACAGTGTACCCATTTTCGCTACCTCTAGCTTTGTGTTCGATGATGCCGAGCAGGCTCGCGCTTTGTTTGCCAACGAACTGGACGGAAATATCTATTCCCGCTTTTCTAATCCCAACAACGATGAGTTTATCCAGAAGCTCTGTTTGCTAGAAAATACCGAAGCCGGAATTGCCACCGCCTCGGGGATGGCTGCCATGTTTATCAGCATTGCCTCCTTTCTGAAAGCCGGTGATCACATAGTAGCTTCTCGTTCTTTATTTGGTTCCACCCATCAGATTCTGACCGGCTTACTTCCGAGATGGAATATCAGCCACACCTACGTGGATATTCAGGCTGATCTAAGTACGTGGGAAGAGGCTATTCAGCCTACTACTAAAATGATTTTCGTGGAAACCCCTTCTAATCCGGGGTTAGATTTACTGGATTTAGAGGCACTAGGAAAGTTAGCCAAACAGCACGGATTACTCTTTAACGTTGACAACTGCTTTGCCACTCCTTACCTGCAAAACCCAGCCGATTGGGGAGCTGATCTGGTAACGCATTCAGCTACTAAATTTATTGATGGGCAGGGACGTGCCATTGGCGGAGCCGTCTTAGGCAAAAAAGAAGCGATTGATGAGGTACGCTTTCTGGCTCGGCATACCGGACCGGCTATGTCGCCCTTTCACGGCTGGATTTTGTCTAAGAGCTTAGAAACACTCTCGGTACGCATGGAGCGGCACTGCCAGAGTGCGCTGCATTTAGCCCAATTTCTGGAAGAACAACCTGAGGTAGTTAGTGTGAAGTATCCCTTTCTACCCTCGCACCCGCAGTACGAATTAGCCCAACGCCAAATGCGGATGGGCGGCGGAATGCTCACCTTTGAATTGAAGGGCGGATTAGACCGGGGCAAGCGATTTCTGAATGCACTAGAAATGCTATCGTTCACCGCCAACTTAGGCGACTCCCGAAGTATCTGTACCCATCCAGCTTCAACTACGCATTCTAAACTATCGGAAGAGGAGCAGGCTCGCGTAGGTATTACTCCCGGTTTAATTCGGGTTTCGGTAGGTTTAGAACACCCGGAAGATATTCAAAGTGATATCCTTCAGGCAATTGATAGAAGCAAGTAA
- the cobA gene encoding uroporphyrinogen-III C-methyltransferase: MSKVLLTATVNKIPRLTLVGAGPGDPELITLKGTRALQEADIVLYDALANEELLRYVRPNVPRIYVGKRGGGKYKSQEEINELIVHCARHYGHVVRLKGGDPYIFGRGHEEQTYAESYDITVSVVPGISSFYSVPALQSIPLTRRGVSESFWVITGTTRRGSLSQDVALAAQSTATVVILMGMRQLSKIQSIFETYGQCDTPVAIIQNGSLPEEKVGIATVSTMTEMAAEEGLQAPAIIVIGEVVREHKVPVWVKEAVQYA; this comes from the coding sequence ATGAGCAAAGTATTATTAACGGCTACAGTAAATAAAATACCTCGGCTCACATTAGTAGGAGCCGGGCCGGGTGACCCAGAGTTAATTACACTCAAGGGAACGCGGGCTTTGCAGGAAGCTGATATTGTACTGTACGATGCCTTAGCGAATGAAGAATTGTTAAGGTACGTTCGACCGAACGTTCCGAGAATTTACGTAGGAAAACGAGGCGGCGGAAAATACAAATCTCAAGAAGAAATCAACGAGCTGATCGTTCACTGTGCGCGCCACTATGGCCACGTAGTGCGGTTGAAGGGTGGTGACCCCTATATTTTTGGACGAGGACATGAAGAACAAACCTACGCTGAATCGTATGATATAACCGTTTCGGTGGTGCCGGGTATCAGTTCCTTCTACTCGGTTCCGGCTCTGCAATCTATTCCGCTCACCCGGCGAGGAGTGAGCGAGAGCTTCTGGGTCATTACCGGAACCACCCGTCGCGGCTCGTTATCGCAGGATGTAGCGTTGGCGGCTCAATCTACCGCTACGGTAGTAATTCTAATGGGAATGCGCCAACTAAGTAAAATTCAATCAATCTTTGAAACCTACGGACAGTGTGATACTCCCGTAGCCATCATTCAAAATGGTTCTTTGCCCGAAGAAAAAGTAGGAATAGCTACCGTAAGCACTATGACCGAAATGGCTGCTGAAGAGGGGTTGCAGGCTCCAGCCATCATTGTAATTGGAGAAGTAGTGCGAGAGCATAAAGTACCCGTTTGGGTGAAAGAAGCTGTGCAATACGCTTAA
- a CDS encoding HEPN domain-containing protein, translated as MQSFRTEIENPVVERDIIDLERKIRLFQEGKIDDDRFRSLRLARGVYGQRQPGVQMVRIKLPFGRVTPKQLLRIADVSDEYASGNLHLTTRQDIQIHYVSLDRTPELWAQLEKDKITLREACGNTVRNITASPKAGIDPEEPFDVSPYAEEMFTYFLRNPVCQEMGRKFKIAFSSSEKDSAFTFIHDIGAIPKVRTVDEKEERGFKIMLGGGLGAQPHLAQVAHEFLPEDQLIPFTEAVLRVFDRHGERNKRGKARMKFLLQSLGLEALMKLVEEEWAALKVKSYSVDTTQVPEHQLAEDINLVDAKIQDEAAYALWKATNVFEQKQAGFYGVFIKVPLGDISTSTARKLATIIDWLASDDIRITINQGLLLRYVRPEALPALYTSLKGLDLADPGFDSVADITACPGTDTCNLGISNSTGVSSALEKVIYEEYPDLVKNQDIKIKISGCPNSCGQHGIASIGFHGSSLKDKQKRVVPALQVLLGGGVDGNGQGRVAEKLLKTPSKRAPQLLRTLFDDYEENQLDGEYYADYYQRQGKMYFYHLLKPLTELDEVANDEYFDWGHAQENFKVEAGVGECAGVIIDLVATLFYEAEEKLGWAKENFQEQHYADAIYHAYNSFVVGAKALLLSNDVKTNTQMSIIRLFGEHFGQHPLLELSDSFENTVLQLNKVEPSADFAKEYLQQAQDFLEKVQQVRQEQLTVSAS; from the coding sequence ATGCAGAGTTTTAGAACCGAAATTGAAAACCCCGTCGTAGAGCGCGACATTATTGATCTGGAGCGGAAAATCAGATTATTCCAGGAAGGAAAGATAGACGATGACCGTTTCCGTAGCCTTCGCTTGGCTCGGGGCGTATACGGTCAGCGTCAGCCTGGTGTGCAAATGGTACGCATAAAATTACCGTTCGGGCGGGTTACGCCTAAACAGTTACTCCGTATCGCCGATGTCTCAGATGAATACGCCAGTGGAAATCTACACCTCACCACCCGCCAAGATATTCAGATTCACTACGTCAGTCTGGATCGTACGCCCGAACTGTGGGCGCAGCTAGAAAAAGATAAAATTACCCTGCGAGAAGCCTGCGGAAATACTGTTCGCAATATTACGGCTTCGCCTAAAGCGGGTATTGATCCCGAAGAACCGTTTGATGTATCGCCTTACGCCGAGGAAATGTTTACGTACTTTCTGCGGAACCCGGTGTGCCAGGAGATGGGGCGTAAGTTTAAGATTGCTTTTTCTTCTAGTGAGAAGGATTCTGCCTTTACCTTCATTCACGACATTGGAGCCATTCCGAAGGTGCGAACCGTTGACGAAAAAGAAGAGCGGGGGTTTAAAATAATGCTTGGCGGTGGTTTGGGAGCGCAACCCCATCTGGCGCAAGTAGCTCACGAGTTTTTACCCGAAGATCAGCTTATTCCATTTACCGAAGCGGTGCTGCGGGTATTTGACCGCCACGGCGAGCGGAACAAACGCGGTAAAGCCCGGATGAAGTTTTTGTTACAATCGCTCGGCCTGGAAGCATTAATGAAGTTGGTGGAAGAAGAGTGGGCCGCGTTGAAGGTGAAGAGCTACAGCGTAGATACTACCCAAGTGCCGGAACATCAGCTTGCGGAAGATATAAATCTGGTAGATGCCAAAATTCAGGACGAAGCGGCTTACGCGCTGTGGAAAGCGACCAACGTATTTGAGCAGAAACAAGCTGGTTTCTACGGAGTATTTATTAAAGTGCCCCTAGGCGATATTAGCACTTCTACCGCTCGTAAGCTAGCTACCATTATTGACTGGCTGGCTTCAGACGATATCCGAATTACCATCAACCAAGGGCTATTGCTGCGTTACGTCCGTCCTGAAGCCTTACCGGCACTGTATACTTCTCTGAAAGGTTTAGATTTAGCTGACCCAGGCTTTGATAGCGTAGCCGACATCACTGCTTGCCCCGGAACCGATACTTGTAATTTGGGAATCTCGAACAGTACCGGAGTTTCTTCGGCACTAGAAAAAGTAATTTATGAGGAGTACCCTGATCTGGTAAAAAATCAAGACATCAAGATAAAAATTAGCGGATGTCCTAACTCCTGTGGGCAGCACGGTATTGCCAGCATCGGCTTTCACGGCAGCTCACTGAAGGACAAGCAAAAGCGGGTAGTTCCGGCTTTGCAAGTTTTGTTGGGCGGGGGAGTAGACGGTAACGGACAAGGTCGGGTGGCCGAAAAACTGCTGAAAACGCCAAGTAAGCGTGCTCCTCAGCTACTGAGAACCTTATTTGACGATTACGAAGAAAATCAGCTAGACGGGGAGTACTACGCGGATTATTACCAACGGCAAGGTAAGATGTACTTCTATCATCTACTGAAACCACTCACGGAATTGGATGAAGTAGCGAATGACGAATACTTTGACTGGGGACACGCCCAAGAAAATTTTAAAGTAGAAGCCGGAGTAGGCGAGTGTGCCGGAGTCATTATTGACTTGGTAGCTACGTTGTTTTACGAAGCGGAAGAGAAACTCGGTTGGGCGAAGGAAAACTTCCAGGAGCAGCACTACGCCGATGCGATTTACCACGCTTATAATTCATTCGTAGTTGGGGCAAAAGCGCTGCTGTTATCCAACGATGTAAAGACAAATACGCAAATGAGTATCATTCGCTTGTTCGGCGAGCACTTTGGTCAGCATCCGTTACTGGAACTAAGCGATTCTTTTGAAAACACTGTGCTACAACTGAACAAAGTAGAGCCTAGTGCTGATTTTGCAAAAGAATACTTGCAGCAAGCGCAAGATTTTCTAGAGAAGGTTCAGCAGGTGCGTCAAGAACAGCTTACCGTTTCAGCATCATGA
- the trxA gene encoding thioredoxin yields MSKPLEITDSNFNEVINSDQPVLVDFWAEWCGPCKMIAPVVDELANDYDGKAVVGKVDVDSNPEVAGKFGIRSIPTLLVFKNGEIVDKQVGAVNKSVLSQKLDAQLA; encoded by the coding sequence ATGAGTAAACCATTAGAAATTACCGATAGCAACTTCAACGAAGTAATAAATTCTGATCAGCCGGTGCTGGTAGATTTTTGGGCCGAATGGTGCGGGCCTTGTAAAATGATTGCCCCAGTAGTAGACGAGTTAGCGAATGATTACGACGGCAAAGCGGTAGTAGGGAAGGTAGACGTTGATTCTAATCCCGAAGTAGCGGGCAAATTTGGTATTCGCAGCATCCCTACTTTGTTGGTATTTAAAAACGGTGAAATTGTTGATAAGCAAGTAGGAGCCGTAAATAAAAGCGTTCTCTCCCAAAAGCTGGATGCCCAGTTGGCTTAA
- a CDS encoding nucleoside phosphorylase, whose translation MPISKTDLIYRDDGSIYHLGLQPEQMPDVIFAVGDPERVSTVSQYFDAVETKVTHREFVSHIGRIGTRQLMVISSGMGADNVEILMTELDALVNIDRETRQPKNNLRSLTIIRLGTSGALQPEVALDSILLSQAAFGLDTLMQFYPYTTLASFQQATVQLKSVLNLEFTPYVAEADSELMGLFQSKFQVGNTVTCPGFYAPQGRQLRLASRQNCFLEKLINIQFTSGQLSNLEMETAGYYALGRLLGHRMLSVNAILAHRATGEFSLNPQKTIQSMIEQVLAKVDEC comes from the coding sequence GTGCCTATCAGCAAAACCGATCTGATCTACCGGGATGATGGTTCCATCTACCATCTGGGGCTTCAGCCTGAGCAGATGCCGGATGTTATTTTTGCAGTAGGCGACCCCGAGCGGGTATCCACCGTAAGTCAGTACTTCGATGCGGTAGAAACGAAAGTAACTCATCGGGAATTTGTCTCTCATATTGGCCGAATAGGCACTCGTCAACTGATGGTAATTAGTAGTGGGATGGGCGCCGACAACGTAGAAATTCTAATGACTGAGTTAGATGCATTGGTTAATATTGATCGGGAGACACGTCAACCAAAAAATAATCTGCGCTCGTTGACAATCATTCGGCTAGGTACCTCAGGAGCATTACAGCCCGAAGTAGCGTTGGATAGTATTTTGCTCAGTCAAGCTGCTTTCGGGTTGGATACATTGATGCAATTCTATCCTTACACTACGCTTGCATCATTCCAACAGGCAACGGTTCAACTGAAATCGGTGCTTAATTTGGAGTTTACTCCCTACGTAGCCGAAGCCGATTCTGAATTGATGGGCCTGTTTCAATCGAAGTTTCAAGTAGGGAATACCGTAACTTGTCCGGGATTTTACGCCCCCCAGGGGCGACAGCTAAGGTTGGCTAGCCGACAAAACTGCTTCTTAGAAAAGCTGATAAATATTCAGTTTACCTCAGGGCAGCTTAGCAATCTGGAAATGGAAACTGCCGGATATTACGCGTTAGGACGACTGCTAGGGCACCGAATGCTGAGTGTAAACGCTATTTTAGCTCACCGAGCCACTGGAGAATTTTCCCTCAATCCACAAAAAACGATTCAATCTATGATTGAGCAGGTGCTGGCAAAAGTAGATGAATGCTGA
- a CDS encoding NeuD/PglB/VioB family sugar acetyltransferase, giving the protein MNTNPIIIFGASGLGKAALEIFQSNNVVVYGFLDDDEKLHNTEINEVLVMGRTEDHGFLKLIGKKCDAFVAEDERDVRKKYFGMLNEKRKVMPANAIHAQAVISSNAYFSYGIFANAGVVVGSFAKVGQGCILQSNSVVDYEATLGEFVHVGAGSVVHAGATVEDNVFIGAGVTIAGPLTVGKGARIGAGSVVVEPVKAGATVFGNPAKPI; this is encoded by the coding sequence ATGAATACAAATCCGATTATCATCTTCGGAGCCAGTGGTTTAGGCAAAGCTGCCTTAGAAATTTTTCAGTCTAACAACGTAGTGGTATACGGCTTTCTGGATGACGATGAAAAACTGCACAATACCGAAATCAATGAAGTGCTGGTGATGGGACGCACCGAAGACCACGGCTTCTTGAAGCTCATCGGTAAAAAATGTGATGCATTTGTAGCCGAAGATGAGCGGGATGTTCGGAAGAAATACTTTGGTATGCTAAACGAAAAGCGGAAAGTAATGCCTGCCAACGCTATTCATGCCCAAGCGGTTATCTCTAGTAATGCTTACTTTTCTTACGGTATTTTTGCCAATGCCGGAGTGGTAGTTGGTAGCTTTGCCAAAGTAGGGCAGGGCTGCATTTTGCAGAGCAATTCCGTCGTTGATTACGAAGCCACGTTGGGAGAATTTGTTCACGTAGGTGCGGGAAGCGTTGTTCACGCGGGAGCCACGGTAGAAGATAACGTATTTATCGGAGCGGGAGTTACCATTGCGGGACCGCTTACGGTGGGTAAAGGGGCGCGAATCGGAGCGGGCTCGGTGGTAGTAGAACCGGTGAAAGCCGGGGCAACAGTGTTCGGGAATCCGGCGAAGCCCATTTAG
- a CDS encoding L,D-transpeptidase encodes MKIFVLISGLLICSLLVNGQSKEEPFIKVSVAEQKLYLMEGGQPLKQYPVSTSAYGIGSKAGSNKTPLGKHEVISKFGDNAPLGTIFRSRINTGRTAKIYTDDTDLEQDDVTTRILRLTGLEPGKNQGSGVDSFSRYIYIHGTPEEGLIGRPASHGCIRMKNTDVVELYDLVDEGTLVVIER; translated from the coding sequence ATGAAAATATTCGTACTAATTAGCGGACTGTTAATTTGTTCTTTACTGGTTAACGGCCAAAGTAAAGAGGAGCCGTTCATTAAAGTTTCGGTAGCCGAACAAAAGCTGTACTTGATGGAAGGCGGTCAGCCATTGAAGCAGTACCCGGTATCCACCTCAGCATATGGCATTGGCAGTAAAGCAGGAAGCAATAAAACTCCGTTAGGTAAGCATGAAGTAATTAGCAAGTTCGGAGATAATGCCCCACTTGGAACGATTTTCAGAAGTCGCATTAATACCGGCCGCACGGCTAAAATCTATACCGATGATACTGATTTGGAACAAGATGATGTAACCACTCGGATTCTTCGCCTTACCGGATTGGAACCGGGCAAGAACCAAGGTTCAGGAGTAGATTCGTTCTCTCGCTACATTTATATTCATGGCACGCCCGAAGAGGGACTGATTGGTCGCCCCGCATCTCACGGCTGCATCCGAATGAAAAATACCGATGTGGTAGAACTGTATGATTTGGTAGATGAAGGAACGCTGGTAGTGATTGAGCGTTAA
- the bcp gene encoding thioredoxin-dependent thiol peroxidase — MELQIGDTAPNFEAQNQEGGTIKLSDYQGKKVVLYFYPKDNTPGCTAQACNLRDNYSALQQAGYEVIGVSPDGVKSHQKFIEKQELPFTLIADEDKAVNEQYGVWQEKSMYGRKYMGTVRTTFVIDEEGKVEDIIKKVKTKDHTAQILG; from the coding sequence ATGGAATTACAAATTGGCGATACTGCCCCTAATTTTGAAGCTCAGAACCAAGAGGGCGGAACCATAAAACTGTCTGATTATCAAGGAAAGAAAGTAGTTTTATACTTCTACCCTAAAGACAATACTCCCGGTTGCACCGCGCAAGCCTGCAATTTGCGGGACAATTATTCGGCGCTACAGCAGGCCGGTTACGAAGTTATCGGCGTAAGCCCCGACGGCGTGAAGTCTCATCAGAAGTTTATTGAGAAACAGGAACTACCCTTCACGCTGATTGCCGATGAAGATAAAGCGGTGAACGAGCAGTACGGCGTATGGCAAGAGAAATCGATGTACGGCCGTAAATACATGGGAACCGTCCGCACCACCTTTGTTATTGACGAAGAAGGAAAGGTTGAGGACATTATCAAAAAGGTTAAAACCAAAGATCATACTGCTCAAATTCTTGGTTAA